The Dehalobacter sp. 12DCB1 region GCCATATGATGCAGAAGATGATGAAGCTGAATTCTTGTGCCATATTCATTTTCGAGACGGTATTCCAGGACCTCAAACTGAAGCTTGCCCACAACGCCGACGATCAGTTCCTCGGGCCCATCCATAAAGGTCCGGAAGACCTGCACTGTCCCTTCTTCCGTCAGCTGCTTGATTCCCTTCTGAAACTGTTTGTATTTGGAAAAGTCCAGATTGATGATCTTGGCAAAATACTCCGGTGCAAACTGCGGCAGCCTTTCGAATTCAAAGGTCCCTTCCTCACTCAGGGTATCGCCGATCCGAAAAATGCCCGGATCAAACAAACCCACCACATCTCCGGGATAAGCTTCTTCCAGGATATCGCGTTCTTGTGCCAAAAATTGCTGTGGCTGCGGAAGCTTGATCTTCTTACCGCTTCGGACATGATTGGCTGCCATTCCACGTTCGAACCTGCCTGAACAGACTCGCATAAACGCGATCCGGTCTCTGTGGGCCGGGTTCATATTGGCCTGAATCTTAAAAATGAAACCTGAAAATTGAGGATCAGTCGGCTGAATGTCGCCAACCGAACTTTTTTGCGGTCTTGGCTCAGGCGCCATTTCCAGGAACTGCTCCAGAAAGGTTTGAACACCAATACTGCTCAGCGCACTGCCGAAGAAGACCGGAGACAGCATCCCCTGCTGAATCATTTCCTCGTCAAACGGATCCCCGGCAATATCCAATAGTTCCAGATCTTCGCGAAGCTTATCATATAAGGCAGGTTCGAGACAGTCTTTGAGAGCGGGATCTTCAAGACCGCGTTCGTCCGCATCGATCCGTTTCCGTTCACCGTCCCGGTAAAGCTCCAGACATTGATGCCGCCGGTCGTAGATTGCACTGAAATCTTTTCCCATTCCAACCGGCCAATTCAAAGGAACCGTATTGATGCCTAAGACATCCTCAATTTCCTGAAGGACATCCAGCGGGTCTTTGCCAAAACGGTCCAGCTTGTTAATAAACGTAAAAATCGGTATGCCTCTCATCCGGCAGACTTTAAACAGCTTGATGGTCTGAGCTTCAACGCCTTTGACCAGATCGATTAGCATGACGGCGCTGTCGGCTGCCATCAACGTGCGATAGGTATCTTCACTAAAATCTTCGTGCCCGGGTGTATCTAAAATATTGATATGAATTCCGTTGTATGAAAACTGCATGGCGCTTGAAGTTACGGAAATGCCACGTTCTTTTTCAATCTGCATCCAGTCGGAAGTTGCATATTTGGCTGCTTTTCTTCCTTTTACCGTACCAGCAAGCCGGATAGCCCCACCAAAAAACAGCAGCTTCTCTGTTAAGGTTGTTTTCCCCGCATCCGGGTGAGAAATAATTGCAAATGTCCTTCTGGGTTTAATCTGATTCTGGTTCGTCGTCTTTTCCATCAAATTCCCTTTCCTTTTTTACGTGCGTGTTTTGCCTATAACACTATATCATATTCCTTGACTTTTTTCTTCTTTAACACCCGCATTGCATTCAGGATCGCAATCACAGCCACGCCTACATCGGCAAATACAGCTTCCCACATTGTCGCGGCCCCCATCGCTCCAAGGATGAGGACACCTATCTTTATTCCGAGCGCAAAACCAATATTTTGCCAGACAATTCCCTTCGTTTTCCGGGCAATCCGGATTGCCTCGAGCAGTTTGGCAGGTTCATCCGTCATCAGGACAATATCCGCGGCCTCAATCGCTGCATCCGACCCGAGTCCGCCCATGGCAACGCCGATATCAGCCCTGGCCAGGACCGGTGCATCATTGACCCCATCTCCGACAAAAACCAGTTTACTGCCTTTTTCCTTCTGTTCCTCCAGCGTTTCCAGAACAGCGACCTTTTGATCGGGAAGCAATTCAGCGTAAACTTGGTCAAACCCCAACTGCTGTCCGATCTGTTCACTGATCGCTTTCGTGTCTCCGGTCAGCATAACAAATTTCTTAACTCCCGCCTGTCTCAATCCCCGCAAAGCCCCGTGAACATCTTTTTTGACTCTGTCCGTAATCAGGATATAGCCGGCATATTGACGCTCAATCGCGATATAGGCAATCGTTCCAGCCTCGGGTATTTGCGTCAGGGAGATTCCTTCCTCAGTCAGGAGCCTGGCGCTGCCGGCCATGACTTCTTTTCCCTGATATACTGTTTTTACGCCATAGCCTGGTATTTCTTGATACTGATGGATATCTTTCTGATCAATGCCCTTGGTATTCAGTTTTTTCGTATCATCTTCGGTGTATCGTTTCAAAATCGAAGCCGCAATGGGATGACCTGAGAAATATTCAGCCGCAGCAGCATATTCCAGCAAAGTATCTTCATCAAACCCCTGAGCAGCTTGTATTCCGGTAACTTCAAACACACCTTCGGTTAGCGTGCCGGTCTTATCGAAGACAACCGTACGCACTTGATTCAGGCCTTCCAGGTAGTTGCTTCCCTTGATCAGGATGCCGTTTCGAGAAGCGCCTCCGATACCCCCAAAAAAGCTTAACGGGATGGAGATCACCAGTGCGCAGGGACATGACACCACGAGAAAGACCAAAGCCCGGTTCAGCCATTCGCTGAATGTGGCCCCTTCAACAAAAAGCGGGGGCAGAAAAGCTAAAAGTGCAGCTCCGAGCACAATAACCGGTGTATAGACACGCGCAAATGTTGTCATAAAATTTTCTGTCTTAGCTTTTTTAGAGGCGGCCTTTTCCACCAGATCCAGAACCCGTGCAACCGTGCTCTGCGCATAAACCTTCGTAACTTTTACGGTCAAGACCCCGGTCTTATTAATAAAACCAGCTAGAATACTGCTGCCGGCTTCGACCTCCCTCGGGATAAATTCTCCGGTGAGCGCCGAGGTATCCAAAACAGACCTGCCCGCAAGCACTGTGCCATCAAGGGGAACTTTCTCTCCTGGCTTGATCAGAATCATCTGGCCTTCCCTGACTTCCTCCGGCGGCACTTTGCTTATGGAATCTCCCTTCATTAAATTCGCATAGTCCGGACGAATATCCATCAGTTCACTGATCGAGCGGCGGGAACGGTTCACAGCACTGTCCTGGAAAAATTCACCGACCCGGTAGAACAGCATCACTGCCACAGCCTCGGGATATTCCTGAATAGCCAGCGCCCCAACTGTAGCAATAAACATCAGAAAGTTTTCATCAAGAAACTTGCCGCGGACAAAATTCCGAAGCGCCGCCCAGATAATCTGGCTGCCAACCAATAAATAGCTGATCAGAAACAATACAATTTCAACGGCAGGTTTCAATTTTAGCAGAAACGCAGCAGCAAAAATAACGGCTCCAATGACAAAGCAAACCAGCTCGGCATTAACTTTCTGTTTTTTTTGTTCTTTTTGTTCTCTTTGTTCTTTTTGTTCCTTCTGTTCTTTTTGTTTTTCTTGTTCCGTGGTTTTCTCTTCTTTACTGGCTGTACCCATATCTTTGGACCTGATCCCAGTAATGCTTACCCCGGCCTCAATCCCGGAAGCGATTTTTTCAATTTCGTGGACGATATCTGTGATCTTTTCAGAATCATTTACCTCTAGATAGAGTTTGCTGCCTGCAAAATCAATATTTGCAGTTATTATGCCATCCAGCTTCCTTACTTCCTGTTCGATTTTAACCGAGCAATTTGCACAGCCAAGACCGGCAAACAGGATGACTGCTTCCTGACTTTTTATAGCCATATCTTTTTTCTCCTCACGCATCCTTATCCTTCTTTGACATGGAGCATTCCCTGGCTGAAAATGCCTTTGATATGCTCGTCATCCAGCGCATAGAATACGATTTTTCCTTCTTTTCTGTTTTTTACCAGCCTGCATTGCTTAAGAATCCGCAGCTGATGGGAAATTGCCGACTGGGTCATATCCAATAGAAAGGCCAGGTCGCAGACACACATTTCTGCTTCCGAAAGCGCCCAGAGAATTCTTATCCTTGTCGTATCACCAAATACTTTAAATAACTCAGCAAGATCATATAGATTTTCTTCCTGCGGCATCAATTCTTTAACCTTACCGACAATTTCTTCATGAATAACCAGGCAGTCACACCGCAAATTCTCCGCTTTCCCCTCCATCAAAACAACCTCTCCTTTGTAATTGCTCTATCAATTGAATACTTGAATAAGTGTTCATATATTATATTATTACGTATTTCTTTTATGGTCAATTCATTTTTCTATTTTTCTGAATCTACGCATAGCCTGTAAATATTGATTTAAGTTTTTTAAGGCTATTTGTAAGGGTAAAATAAAGATGGACGGATACGGATGAGGCCGTCATTAATGCCGCCAGATAATGCAGCCAGCGCACACGGTTTAATCCTCCTGCCGGTTTGACCGCTCTCTGCAGGGGCTTAAAGTAGAGGGCCATCCCGGTAATCATCTGGACCAGGGTTAATCCTGCCAGCGAGGTAATCAATATTTTCTGACCTGGATTGTATTTGGGATATTTCGTCTTTTTTTCGGATAAGAAGAACTCGTATTTTAAGAATTTAGGTATTGCCTTTAAGGTCTTGCGGTTCGGAATGATCTCTTTATAGTTTTTGTCTTTCATCCCGTAGCAAACCCGTGCCACGTACGAATTTAACAGTAAAAACTGGGCGACGGCATGTGTCTTCCGTGCTGAATCCATCCGCTTGAACCCGAAAGCGTGCGATGGGCTGTGAATGTAAAGCCCGCTAAAAATTAAAGCCAGTACAGCCGGCGCGTAGACCCAGTGAAGCAATCTCACTGTTCCTGAATGACGTTGCTTTTTCCAATTCATATCATCAGCTCCCCAACCGGTTTTCCCGTAGTTATTAAATGTGTCGAACAAGAGGAACAAATGTCAAATGCCCTGATCACCCGGCCGATTTCAATGGGCTGTTTTTCATCCGCAATCGAAATTCCAATGAGCGCCTCCTCGACGGGTCCTTTACAATTCTGATCATCCCGGGGAGAAAAATTCCAGGCACTGGGTGTAATGATCTGGTATTGGGCTATCCTGCCGTTTTCAATCCGCAGCCAGTGTCCGAGCGGACCGCGCATTGCTCCGGTGAGGCCGATTCCTTCGGCATTTTTTGGTACTTCAAAGGGTGAAAATATGCATCCTTCCGGCTCTAGTTCATCGAGCCAGGATTCCATCAAGGTCCCCACTTTTTCGGTCTCAAGCGCCCTGGCGATTACCCGGTCCATCGTCGATATACCCTTTCGGTAATCGCCTTTGATCCAGAGCCTGGCCAGCGGGCCTCCTTCCAGCGGCATACCGGAATAACGGGGTGCCTTTATCCAAGAGTAAGCGTCTTCTTTTTCCCGTTCAGGGACTGTTCGGCCTCCAGATGGGTTTCGCGGTCCGGACTCTGCTGCATACCAGGATCTAGCCGTATGTTCTTTAATCAACGACAGATCAACCTTCTGGATTTGGCCGTTCAGCACTGCTCCACTGGGAAAATACCTCTCCCGGTCTTGCTCGGTGCGTGGAAATAGCCCGTATTCAAGCATATTTTGGGCTCTTTGGCCGAGTTCATAGTAATCACTGTAAGCATCTTCAAGAATGTATACATCAGGTACCATCTGATTCCGGATAAACCGATTGATTTTTTGGAGCTTCGACCGGAAATTCATGACCACATCGGCAGAAGGCACAACTGTAGCCCCTCCAGCCAATATCCCATGAGGAAACGGGGCTTTTCCGCCTAGCAGGGTCACCATTTCGTGAGCCAGGCGGCTTATTTCCAGCGCTAAATACATATTCTGCACCATCGCGTCGTTTTTCTTTTTTTCCAGCCGCTTATCTTTGGTATAACCTGGAACAAAAGGGGCCCTCTCTGGCAAAGTCAAATAATCCACCAGGGAAAACAAATACTGATGACGGATATGATTCTGAAGAATATCTGCCCCGATGATCAGGTTTCGCAAAATGTTGGCATTACGGGGCGGCCTAATCCCAGCAGCATCTTCCAAGGCGTAGGAGGCAGCTGCTCCATGCAGAGATGAACAGATCCCGCAGATTCTTTCCGTAAGGTACGCGGCGTCCCGCGGATCTTTTCCCTGCAGTATCAGTTCAAACCCCCTGAAAAAAATCCCGCTGCAGCGGGCATCTACCACTTTTTTGTCTTCGACTGTGACCTCTACGGCGCAGGAGTTGTTAGCCCTGGTAAGTGGCCCTATAACAATCTTTTTCATGAAGTCCGTCCTTTTTCTTTATTCTCGCCTTCAGACAATCTTTTTTCTACCGTCTTCTTATTAATGAATCTTTTTAAGCCGTTGCCTGAGTTTTAGCTTGCTTCCGCGTGGGAGATCTTTTTTCAATGTTTCTGCGAATCTGCCGGTCAGAATGCTTCCTATCAGATGGGCGCCAATACCAAGCGCCGTCACAACCCCTGTCAATTGGCCCACCCTGTTTGCCGTTACCTTGATCCCCGGAAGCTTTACATCCGGCAAATGTTCAAAGAATGGAACGCTTCCATCGGAAAACTCAGGACTGGCACAGCCGATACAAGGGGTATTGGCTTTTACCGGCCAACTTAGATGCTCTCCGTTCCACTGGCGGACAGGGCAATCAGCATAGGTAACCGGCCCTTTGCAGCCTATTTTATACATGCACCACGGTTCTCCCGGCTTAGCGGCAAAGATGCTGTTGTCAAAATAATCCCGCCGCTGGCAAAGGTTATGGATTGTTTCTCCATAGAAAAGTTTAGGACGATTATCATCATCAAGCGCCGGCTCGCCGTACTGAATTAAATGGTTCAAAGTGCCCATCATCCATTCGGGGTTGATTGGACATCCAGGTACATTGATAACTTTTCTGTCCAGAACAGCCTGTAACGATACACATTCAGAAGGGTTCGGAGCCGCAGCATAGATCCCTCCGAACGCTGCGCAGGTACCGGCAGCAACTACGTAACGAGCTGCAGCGCCTAGTTCCCGCACTGCCTGCAAAGCCGTCCAAGCCTTGCCGTTCCGATAACCGATCACAGAATACAGGCCATTGGACCTCGTTGGGATGCTTCCTTCAACCACCAGGATGTATGCTGCT contains the following coding sequences:
- a CDS encoding cytochrome b/b6 domain-containing protein; the encoded protein is MNWKKQRHSGTVRLLHWVYAPAVLALIFSGLYIHSPSHAFGFKRMDSARKTHAVAQFLLLNSYVARVCYGMKDKNYKEIIPNRKTLKAIPKFLKYEFFLSEKKTKYPKYNPGQKILITSLAGLTLVQMITGMALYFKPLQRAVKPAGGLNRVRWLHYLAALMTASSVSVHLYFTLTNSLKKLKSIFTGYA
- a CDS encoding hydrogenase small subunit — its product is MANMDGSTKPLIIWLGTNTCAGDMLSFLNAKDPGYEELISSIAELRFDYLLSASEGSDAINVLDDLQKNHKAAYILVVEGSIPTRSNGLYSVIGYRNGKAWTALQAVRELGAAARYVVAAGTCAAFGGIYAAAPNPSECVSLQAVLDRKVINVPGCPINPEWMMGTLNHLIQYGEPALDDDNRPKLFYGETIHNLCQRRDYFDNSIFAAKPGEPWCMYKIGCKGPVTYADCPVRQWNGEHLSWPVKANTPCIGCASPEFSDGSVPFFEHLPDVKLPGIKVTANRVGQLTGVVTALGIGAHLIGSILTGRFAETLKKDLPRGSKLKLRQRLKKIH
- a CDS encoding metalloregulator ArsR/SmtB family transcription factor, whose protein sequence is MEGKAENLRCDCLVIHEEIVGKVKELMPQEENLYDLAELFKVFGDTTRIRILWALSEAEMCVCDLAFLLDMTQSAISHQLRILKQCRLVKNRKEGKIVFYALDDEHIKGIFSQGMLHVKEG
- a CDS encoding peptide chain release factor 3: MEKTTNQNQIKPRRTFAIISHPDAGKTTLTEKLLFFGGAIRLAGTVKGRKAAKYATSDWMQIEKERGISVTSSAMQFSYNGIHINILDTPGHEDFSEDTYRTLMAADSAVMLIDLVKGVEAQTIKLFKVCRMRGIPIFTFINKLDRFGKDPLDVLQEIEDVLGINTVPLNWPVGMGKDFSAIYDRRHQCLELYRDGERKRIDADERGLEDPALKDCLEPALYDKLREDLELLDIAGDPFDEEMIQQGMLSPVFFGSALSSIGVQTFLEQFLEMAPEPRPQKSSVGDIQPTDPQFSGFIFKIQANMNPAHRDRIAFMRVCSGRFERGMAANHVRSGKKIKLPQPQQFLAQERDILEEAYPGDVVGLFDPGIFRIGDTLSEEGTFEFERLPQFAPEYFAKIINLDFSKYKQFQKGIKQLTEEGTVQVFRTFMDGPEELIVGVVGKLQFEVLEYRLENEYGTRIQLHHLLHHMARWVKSDKPVDPANLRGLRNLCVKDQDDQLVVLLEDEYYLDRLKDKYPEITFHTSSND
- a CDS encoding heavy metal translocating P-type ATPase; this translates as MREEKKDMAIKSQEAVILFAGLGCANCSVKIEQEVRKLDGIITANIDFAGSKLYLEVNDSEKITDIVHEIEKIASGIEAGVSITGIRSKDMGTASKEEKTTEQEKQKEQKEQKEQREQKEQKKQKVNAELVCFVIGAVIFAAAFLLKLKPAVEIVLFLISYLLVGSQIIWAALRNFVRGKFLDENFLMFIATVGALAIQEYPEAVAVMLFYRVGEFFQDSAVNRSRRSISELMDIRPDYANLMKGDSISKVPPEEVREGQMILIKPGEKVPLDGTVLAGRSVLDTSALTGEFIPREVEAGSSILAGFINKTGVLTVKVTKVYAQSTVARVLDLVEKAASKKAKTENFMTTFARVYTPVIVLGAALLAFLPPLFVEGATFSEWLNRALVFLVVSCPCALVISIPLSFFGGIGGASRNGILIKGSNYLEGLNQVRTVVFDKTGTLTEGVFEVTGIQAAQGFDEDTLLEYAAAAEYFSGHPIAASILKRYTEDDTKKLNTKGIDQKDIHQYQEIPGYGVKTVYQGKEVMAGSARLLTEEGISLTQIPEAGTIAYIAIERQYAGYILITDRVKKDVHGALRGLRQAGVKKFVMLTGDTKAISEQIGQQLGFDQVYAELLPDQKVAVLETLEEQKEKGSKLVFVGDGVNDAPVLARADIGVAMGGLGSDAAIEAADIVLMTDEPAKLLEAIRIARKTKGIVWQNIGFALGIKIGVLILGAMGAATMWEAVFADVGVAVIAILNAMRVLKKKKVKEYDIVL
- a CDS encoding nickel-dependent hydrogenase large subunit, giving the protein MKKIVIGPLTRANNSCAVEVTVEDKKVVDARCSGIFFRGFELILQGKDPRDAAYLTERICGICSSLHGAAASYALEDAAGIRPPRNANILRNLIIGADILQNHIRHQYLFSLVDYLTLPERAPFVPGYTKDKRLEKKKNDAMVQNMYLALEISRLAHEMVTLLGGKAPFPHGILAGGATVVPSADVVMNFRSKLQKINRFIRNQMVPDVYILEDAYSDYYELGQRAQNMLEYGLFPRTEQDRERYFPSGAVLNGQIQKVDLSLIKEHTARSWYAAESGPRNPSGGRTVPEREKEDAYSWIKAPRYSGMPLEGGPLARLWIKGDYRKGISTMDRVIARALETEKVGTLMESWLDELEPEGCIFSPFEVPKNAEGIGLTGAMRGPLGHWLRIENGRIAQYQIITPSAWNFSPRDDQNCKGPVEEALIGISIADEKQPIEIGRVIRAFDICSSCSTHLITTGKPVGELMI